In the genome of Fusarium poae strain DAOMC 252244 chromosome 1, whole genome shotgun sequence, the window CCTGCAATAATAGTTGGAGTTGCACAGCACTCCTCCCTGGCCATTTTTCAACCTTGGTTAGATCAAACGCTGTCCTGGTCACTTCCTTGAGTTGCAATTATGAAGCGTCAAGGGCGTAAATCCTCACCAACTGTCTTGGTAAACGGTCGCGTGCATCTCCCAGATTGCCATCACCAGGGAGCTATAGTAAATTAGAATATCGGGTCGTTGCTGACACCGCTCATTTCAGCTCGCCGAGAAGCATTTTGCGGTCTGATGATGCCGAAAGCACTGTATCTCGTTAGTTTACCGACTCGAAATGGGATTGCAAAAGACTTACGAATGGGCTCCTTTCCTGGCGAGAACTCAGCGCAGTTGACCGTACCCTTGTGGCCAGGAAGCTTGTAGGCGAGCTTGCCTGTTTCGCTTGACCATACCATGACTGTTCCGTCACCTGATGCTGCTGCAATTCTCTTGCCCTCTGAATCCCAGCTTGCTCCCAGAAGGTTCTTCTCAATTCCCATGTTCGCGCCGTCAAAGGTTCGGATGTGTCGCTCTGTAGGTGCAAAGGGTCGGATATCCCATGTTCGTACGGTAGAGTCCATGGCATATGAAACAAGCGATTGAGAGTCTGGCGAAACTCTCAACGAAGTGATGGTATCTGAATGGCCCAGCATCGAGTAAACAACCGACTTCTTTCGCAAATCCCACACTCGGATATCGTTGTCGATACCGCCTGCGTATATCTCGTTGCCAGCTTCTGACACAGCAACTGCGGTGACGGGAAACTCGGTCTGAATGTagtcgacggcgttcttTGATCGAGGGTCCCAGATTCCGATGGTCGAGTCGTCGCTGCCACTGACCAATATCTCCTCTCCTCGTCTGCTGATGCCCAATGTGTTGATGACCTCCTCGTGCCCAACATATCTACGGATTCGGGTACCTGACGTCAAATCCCAACTCGCGAGGTGCATATCAGCGGATGCACTGTATAGAATTTCTGAGTCGCGGGACCATTGCAAGTCCAAAATAGCACCTTTGTGGCCGTTCAATAAACCGTAGTTTTCGCAATCACCGTATGTTCTCCAGAGCACTACCAACGTCAGTCATCGCTGTGCGTAGCTTGTACTTCTTTGCTTACTAATAGATCTATCCATTCCTCCAGATGCAATCAGGTTGCCTGTAGGATCGAATTTGGCTGCAAAGATCTCGCCCGAGTGTCCTGATAGTTCCATAACAGGAGCTTGAAGCCCGCTTGTTCTCGGTGCCTTTGCAAGTCAGTCCGCTTTCTCAGCACAAAGACCATTCGTAAACATACAGATTGCACCAACGCATTGCTTGACGCGTTCAAACGCGCAACTGCGCCTGTGGAAGAGTTGACATTCTGTCGCTTCACGAGCGACTGAGAAGAGCTGGGATCATCGTCGGCGGGACGCTTTTCGGCGGACATTGTGAAGTTTGAAGATGATTAAAAGAAAGATCGAACCAATGCGACTCTATATGTGTAAATGCGCCTGCTTTGCGTCGTTTGCCGGAGCTATTAATTGAGCTTGGAGCTTGCTGCGGCTTCACTTTgacgatggtgatggtggtggacTTGATGCAAATCAAGCTCCCAAATAATTAGTGGCCGGGCCGGAATTGTTCCTGGCGTCGGCGTTCCAACACTCCGTCTACCGACTGCCCAGGGCGATGTTGGCGCCATTGCTTCACCTCCCTGGTTACGGTTAGCTACCAACTATACATTGCAGCTCTGAAAGCGCATTGCAATTTTGTGCTATCAGCTTTCTTACAATCTCTGCATATCATATCAATACTATCAGCTCAGTTCAAGGCCCTATCGTCGTCCCAAGTTTGCTGCTTGTCCCACGTTCATTCCCCTCACAACCGCAACGATGGCATCTAACAAAGCAACTCGGTTGGGTGAGGAGTACGTTCACCACGATACCTATCTATCTTAGTCGCAAacatattaaaaatactaactTGAATTCAGGATCTGGAAGTAGGCAGCAGTTGCACAATCTCAGTCGAATGTTCCTCTAACCAGAATAACAGAACCCGAATCGATAAGGTCAACGCAGAGCTCGTCACCTTGACGTACGGAACCATCGTCGCACAGCTCTGCAAAGATTACGAAAGCGATTATGCGGAGGTGAACAAGCAGCTCGATAAGATGGGCTACAACATCGGACTGCGATTGATCGAAGACTACCTTGCTAAGTCCAACACCATGAAGCGATGCGCCAACTTCCGCGAGACAGCCGAGATGATTTCCCGTGTACGGACAAATATCATATAGCACTCGACATCGACTGACAAAAGAACAGGTTGGATTCAAGATCTTCCTCAACATCACTCCTCAAGTCCTGAATTGGACAAGTGAAAATGACCAGTTCTCGCTGGTGTTTGAAGAGAACCCTCTGGCCGACTTTGTCGAGCTTCCCGACGATGGGCGAGCGCAAGATCAGCTCTGGTACTCCAACATTCTATGTGGAGTGCTACGAGGTGCACTGGAGATGGTGCAGATGCAGGTTGAGGCTCACTTTGTCAGTGATGTCTTGCGAGGCAACGAAAGTACAGAGATGAGGGTTTCGCTAATTCGATACCTTGACGACGAATTGCCACCTGAGGATGACTGAGAAGTTAAAAGGGGCACTTAGTTATGAAGGTGATGACGATTTGGCATTCTGCCAATAGAGCAATAGATGGCCAAGTGGTAATCTACATAATAGATATCGAGGGAAAGTTCATCTTCGAAATATTACCGACGATATACATGACGGCATGTCGGCCAGAACACTCGGTATGCAACACAAACTCAACAACAATATCCATCTATCAGTTGTGATAGTTGGCTATGGATTATGCATGGTACATGCAAATACCCTGGAGGAGGACAGCTGTCAGCCACGTGCTAGCCTAGACACGCACGTTTAATAAAAGATCACGCCAGACATCGGCGATTAACATGACAGATCGAAGAAAGGGCTGTCATTTCTTTACGCCGAGAATTAAGTACAATTGGGCTTTATCAGTAACAATCTATGCGCGCCCAACGATACAAAAGTCAACTCTGCCAGCTCCCAAGTAACAAGGGACCAATATAAGGTGCCGGGTAATCAGGCACATAGATTagtataattttaaagctttagTAGATGGATATGGTCGAATCCCCCACGATAATGGAACACGATCAGTTGACAGTCTGTTAGTGGAGGTACGAGCTCAGGCCAATGACGAAGATTTATGCCTGAGGCGATATCGAAGTAATTTCTTCATCAAAGCTTGAGGCTCCTTTTTTGTCGGGTCTTCAATATCATGCCTCAGGTCTCAAGGATGACCAATTTCAACTAGAGGACTGAAAATTACGCACCTTGTTCTGACTTTTACGTACCCCCGTCGTAACGCGCCAATCCTTGGCGCGCCAGTTGTCTGGAAACTGGAAATTGTCTAGACCAGGGCGCGCGCCTCTAGATCAGGGTCCAGTCCTTTTCCTGTGGAGTGACGCGACCCGACTTCGATCATTCGGGTCCGCTAACTCTCAAACCTTGAATGAAAGGCCCCTGAAAAGCATCCACTACAGTTACGGTCCAAGCCGCTGGAAGTGATGAGGTGCCCTGAATTTACTGAGCCTCACAGGGCGGGTTAGCCCTGTGGTTAAGGTATGGAATTTTGCCTGGGCCTGGGCAGCCTCCCCAATCCTGGTTAGAAGCCGCTTCTTGCCGTCCACGATCCATGGACATCAAACCAGTCTCGGTAGTTTTAGCCAGGTTGAAATGTCTTTGAGCCAAATGATAGAACAATGAGGGTCTAGTATACAAAGCTTCGGCGATATATCAGACTGAAGATCAATATCTCGACTACCAGGCTGACTTATATGTACAATTCCTATACCCATGATCGACCGACCCGACTTCTCTTAGCTGCAAGGAGGCGACGCATCGCATTTTGGTGGATCTCTCCCCAGGTCCCAGAGAAACCTAACTTTGGTAGACGCCGTGTAGTTTTGTCTCTTACCGTTTTGGACAAGATCTGGCGTACTTGTAAATTGCATGCGTCTAAACGTCGGGATACATCACTGTAAATTCAAGATAGAGAAATATTTGCAAGTTGCAGAACATATATGTGTAAAACACGTATAA includes:
- a CDS encoding hypothetical protein (BUSCO:31169at5125) produces the protein MSAEKRPADDDPSSSQSLVKRQNVNSSTGAVARLNASSNALVQSAPRTSGLQAPVMELSGHSGEIFAAKFDPTGNLIASGGMDRSIMLWRTYGDCENYGLLNGHKGAILDLQWSRDSEILYSASADMHLASWDLTSGTRIRRYVGHEEVINTLGISRRGEEILVSGSDDSTIGIWDPRSKNAVDYIQTEFPVTAVAVSEAGNEIYAGGIDNDIRVWDLRKKSVVYSMLGHSDTITSLRVSPDSQSLVSYAMDSTVRTWDIRPFAPTERHIRTFDGANMGIEKNLLGASWDSEGKRIAAASGDGTVMVWSSETGKLAYKLPGHKGTVNCAEFSPGKEPILLSASSDRKMLLGELK
- a CDS encoding hypothetical protein (BUSCO:47730at5125) → MASNKATRLGEEIWKTRIDKVNAELVTLTYGTIVAQLCKDYESDYAEVNKQLDKMGYNIGLRLIEDYLAKSNTMKRCANFRETAEMISRVGFKIFLNITPQVLNWTSENDQFSLVFEENPLADFVELPDDGRAQDQLWYSNILCGVLRGALEMVQMQVEAHFVSDVLRGNESTEMRVSLIRYLDDELPPEDD